The genomic window TCCCTAGGTGAGTCCCTAAAACCTCCATGCACTGTAGCACTTCTCCAAATAACTAGTTTCAATGTTGCTTCTGAAGGTTTTCTTGGGAGACTGATCTGAACTTCCCACGCCACAATTTGGGGCGTTGCTGTTACTTGTTGCCAACAAGAACAGTTAATCTCTGGCATCCTTGTAACTACTTTTGACATAAAAGTTGACTGttcttaaaacatattttcatcttatttttgcAGCCTAAACAAGTCCGGTTCCCTCAGCATCCCCTTCATGTATCAGGTACTCTAGGCCCTTCACCATTTTGGTAGTCCTCCACTGACTGGATCCTGTTTTGTCCACATAGCTCTTGAACTGGGGGACTCCAGACAGCCACGTTCCAGACGCCACCTCTCAAGAATTGAGCAGAGGGGGGTGATAATGTCCCATGATGATCCCAATTTGCTGAATTGTGTGCTTTGTCTTACTTACAGAGAGAACAAACTGTCGAGAACAAACTGTCGTGAACAAACTTTAATTCAGGTCACTGAattaaatatgttaaatatacgaaatatattaaatatactGAGAAATATGAAGTCCCAGTACTGACACCAGTATACTCTGCATGTAATTGGCCCTCAGGCAGGTGTCAAACCATTGATTGTTACACTTTGAGGTCAGTGTGTTTAGCCtgtttttattccatttaaCAGTCTTCATGTGTGACCCCACTTCTTTAAATTTGGACCAAGAATCCTGTGGGAGATGGTATCAAAAGCCTTCCTAAAGTGAAGGTATACtacatccctgctcccccctcacTCCCGCATGCATTCATCATGGAAGGCAACCAAGCTGGTCAAGCACAGATTACCCTCACTACATCTGCACTGATTGTTCCTGTGATTACCTTTGTGTTGTTTACAGGGTTGGAAATGGTTCCAAGACTAGGTACTCCACCATCTTCCCACTGGCTGAGGTGAGACCAACTAGCTTAGAGTTCCCCGGCTTCTCTCTCTGCCGCCTTAAAAGCTGGCATAGCATTAGCCCATTTCCCATTGGCAGGAACCTCCTCCAACTGTTGTAACTTTTCATAAATGAAGGACAATCCTAACATCGGCCAACTCTACCTGCATTTCTAGGTGAATCCTAGTAGAGTCAATGGATTCACGATCATTGAGCTTATCCATTCCTACCCCATTGCTCCCTCACTATTTATTGCCTCCTTTCCAAAACCTTACTGATTTACACAGAGGTGTGGAAGCAAAATTTTCTTGGGAAGACTCAGTGGTTAAAAAAAGACATacagtacctcagccttttccatgcCATCCATCACTAAGTTGTCTCCCCCATCCGCCAATGGACCTGAGTTttctctggaatttttttatgaTTAATATATTTGTAACTTTGCATGTCCCTAGTCTTagttccagctgagctctgaCCTTCCTGATTTCGTTTCTAAGTGCAAAACTCTCATACTCCTCCTTTGCTGCCCACCCCTGTTTCAATTTCTTACATGCTGTCCTTCATTCATAGGGAAGCTCTTTGTCTAACAAACAGGGAAAGGCTTTCTGTCAAAATTCCTAGTCTAACTATGTGACAGATTCTCCTGCACATGTAAATCTATTACTGAGTTCTCAGTGAGCTTTTTTGAAAAATCACCTTTCCATGGTATACTTTTGTCATTTATGGCAGCTTCCAAGGGAATTCTTACTGACTTAGCAATTCCCTACACAAgcagaattttgttttgaagtccaaacagctctgctgtttaCTTTCCCAGTCTCCTTCTGGACCCTGAACTCTTGTAAGGACTAGAAACCAAGTGGCCACACTCACCATCCATCCTTTGTAAGCAGGCCAAGTACAGGATTACCACTCACCAGCCCTTTAGTATTTGAATTAGATTTAATTACTGACAGTTTTCTAGGAACTTCATGGATTGCATTCACTCACTACATATGAGTTTTGCTGTCAGATgatttctgcagagctgaaaacCCCTAGAAGATCAGGGTGAGACTTCCAGTTGTTGAAACTCTCCTTTAGAGAGTTTTATATGGCACACAGAGTTgaaattcttgtttctttgctaAGTTCCATGCTTCAGTGTTCTGAACATGCTGGAGGGCTCTGAATATATCCTGTCCTCTGAGCAGAAAGGTGAAAGTCTAACCTCTTGCCTTCTCCCTTGCTTACCTCCTCCATTTACTTCTACTGCTAAGTAACTTTTTTGGCACTTATTTTCCCTCCTGGTCAGGAAAAAACTTTTTCAACTAAGGAATAGTCTTTCTAGTAAAACTGATCTAAAGAAGTGGGTCTTGATTCTGGTTTTATAGTGTTAGAAACCTAGCAGAAtgctagaccaggttggatggggctttgagcaacttgggcctagtggaaggtgtccctgcccctgggctgtggaactagatggtctttaaggtccctttcaactcaaaccattctacaaCACAATTTTATGATGTGCTAAGATGGCACCTGTCCAGGAAAGAGCATCTCATTTTACTGACCTCATGACTATGTTACCAACTCTTCCCGTCAAAGCTTCCATTTCCCTGGTACTGAAAGTGCATCATTAGCTCAGTCCTCATCGTTACTAATAATGCCTGGACAACTGGCAATGTGAATTCCTTTGGCAGTAAAACAGAAACCATCTTTGTTCCACTGGTACTTATTGTGTCTATGTTCACAGTGCAGAACTTAGGCCTGCCTGTGCTAAGTCATAAACACTTGCTGACATTCATACTTATTACAGGAATGAGCTGTTTAAAGCTGCAGGAGAATCACCTCACCAAAACGTCAGTGAAgccattttgaaaaataagtaattaaCTACAGTTTCAAGATTATATTCCTGAAAGACCATGAACCACTAATTGGTTTGTTTGTCCTAAACCAGAACTTCCATTTCATCTTCCTCTTGTGAAGATGACAATCAATCTTCCTCTTGTTCCAAGTGTCCTTTCTACGAAGATTGTTCTGAAGCTGATGGTTAAGAACTTGCTTACAGCTAGATCAGGGTATCAGTTACATACTGAACGCTCTCCAGTCTCTTTAGCCTGGTGGGTTTTTGCTCTGGCCATAAATGAGAACATCCTGCACTTTGCACTGGCAATTTCAAGTTTCACGGTATGCTAGTCCATGGTTCTGCATGAGGTAATTATTAcagaaaatcacaaaaaaagGTAATAGAGTCCTAAAAGAATTCCCCAAAGGAAGAACAAAGTAACTTAACCACCTAAGATGCTGATGCTGTGAAAAGTAAGGCATCAAGTTAGCATATCACTACAACTCTGCCAGTTTCTAGGATGTCTGAAACAGTATTTCTGCTGACACGTGGAttctgaaagtaatttttacaaCTAAATTTAATTCCCCCATCATCTACTTTTATGATTCTGCTTAGAAgttcttttcaattttatttatcatCTTAACAGGCCATTTTCCTAGATGCCTCATCATTTGGTCcaactgtggaagaaaaaacTCTATTcctattattttcttattttcaaaaagtgtcagaaagaaaatcacttcATGTTAGCTTTGTAGATCTGCACTCCCATATTCACcaattcagttttcaaatgcAGCAACGTCCTCTATCCTTCCACCTCAGATAGGTGTTCACAGCTCTTGGTTTGTAAGGTCTCTACGTATCCACGAAGCATCCTTGTTTTGTAATAAGCTATTTATACCACCAATAGAGTCCTCCACCCTTCACCTGAGATCTGTAACTAAATGGTGGTTGCAGTAGCAACACTGCACAAGAAGTGATGTGTCCTGAGTATCCACATCTTTACAACTGTTCAGTCTggagtttctttttaatttaagagaCAGAATTCAATACATTCTTCATGGATTTTCTAGATGTTAACTAATGACAAACCCCTGTTTGTGAATTTTCATAGAAATGTAACATTACTCCCTAATCACATTCTAAATTCCTCAAGTCACGGGTCCATTTGAGTTAACATCAGCTGATTTTCTTATGTCAAAATCATCTGAAGGCTTTCTGCAAAGCAGTTCTGCAGAACACCTCCTGGCAAATAAGCAGAACATGGGGTTTCAGAATGCCTCCTGTTTCTGTAGATCACTTGCCAAAATATTAAATCCCAAGCACTTACAACCTGGAAAATCTCTAAATGGTTATCACATCGAAATCagttaataaaacagaaagctAAAGCTGAATGGTGAGAAATATTATGTGTTCTGTTAGGACCCGAGTGATGCTGATCAGCTTTGCCGAAGACATTTCATTAACTACTAACTGAACAGTTATCAAGCTTACTCTACTGTTCAGTCATCCTGTTTGGAGAtctaatttaataaaattatattaaagtaAATTTTAGAGAGACTAAAACTTTGATCTTCATTTTTGACTGACTGAGAGTCGAGGCAAGTAGAACATGCACAGATGTGAACTCAAGAAGAAGTTGTTTTTTGTTATAATGGGAGCCCTTTGTTATGTTTCCTGTGTATATTTTACATCCTGTTGTGCCTTCATCACTGTTGTACCTTCTAATAGGATTAACAGTCATGAAAGAATTTAGGATTAGCAAACTGCTTCTTTATATACCCTCTAAGCAGAAAGCTCAAGAGTTGTAAGGACTAACTGTAAACAAACAGCATGAAGTATCACATGCAGCATTTTCATCTGCACACAACTAGAAGTTAAAATCAATAGCTTCCAAATTAAAACCATAATTtaacttagaaaaaaatctagttgCTAACATTCCTAATTCTTAAAGTAATAACAGATTGTTTCCAGCAGTGACTGGAACTGGAACACAGAATGAGAACTGCAAAGTTTAGACActatggagagaaaaaaggtttGATATTATAAAAGTAGTAATTGAGAAAGCATATTTACAGACTTGTCCTAATACCTGTgggtgttttttaatttatcatcCCCATGTTCTTGGATACTATcacaaaacaagacagaaacCAGTGCTAACGAGtatgtttctctttttgaagTTAATCAAGCTAATATTTACTTTCAGGTATCTTCTTCTCCTGTTTAGTATTCTGCTAGAATCTATAAGTGGGCCTCTGGTCAGTGTGATACCTCAAATAGGCTGGATTTTAATACCAGGGCATAAAGTCCCAAACAATAGGCAGTTTCAAATGTATCAAGCTCCAGAGTAAACAGCTGTTGGTTTATAACTAACTAGTTAAGCCTAACCTAAACACCAAACTTCTTCCACCTAGAATTGTGCTGTTGTGGGTGGTTCTTTGGTAGGTACATTTTCTTGCTCAAAGTATCCCAAAAGTACTTAGACTTTGAACATGACATCTGGACTAAACAATTGTACAGCATAATATGgctgtttcttaaaataaattaattaaaacagtagatattattttgttaataaaactGGTGTTTAAAACTCAGTATTAGATACTTGACTGAtgggacaaggggtaatggtttaAACTAAAACTGGGCAGATTTAGACTAGATTTAAGGAAGTagtttttttacaatgagggaGTGAAACACTGGTTGCCCAAAGAGGTGGTAGgtgccccatgcctggaaacattcaaggctAGGTCAGATGGGGCTCTGAGTGACCTGCTCTAGTTGAAGATGCCCCTGCCCATTGCAAGAGGATCAGACTAGATGCTCTttaaaggtccctcccaacccaagccattctatgattcacaAAACAGTGTCACAGGCACTCAACGTGGAGCACTGAACAAGAGTAAAATACACAGCCTGCATTTGCAAAATGAAACCATGATTCTGAATGATTTTTACACATACATTACAATTGActattttctggattttatttaaagtagaaaatgaGCACACTATCAAATAAAGAATAGctatttcctgatttttgaaCCATGTACTAAATAACACTTTCTCAAATACATAAAGTATTAAGAACTTACCTAAGGCTGGTGCTATCCAGTATACTAGTGAGTAACTCAAAAATTTGTCATAGAAACAATCTGCATGTAATGAAAATGCCAATGCTGGGTTAAATATTGCTCCTGTGAGATTTCCACCTGCAATAAGATGTAAATAATGTAAACAACATGAAATCAAACCATCTTTCtcattataaaattaatattgaaaTGCACACGCAATATTACAAGAAACGTGCACCCAGCAATAAAATGAATTAGCAGAAACAGTTTGAACAGATAACTTCAGAAGAGTTTATTTACCTGATGACATGGTTAACAGTTTAACTGTTTCTTAATAGGCTTTAAAACATCTGAAGGGCAGACTATAACTTCCTTTATCTCTTTGTAGCAAATATTCTTTAAAGAGATATGTTTCTATTGATAAAACTAGAAGCTGTTTTACTAACAGTCTTGTAGAAGCAGGAATTACACAAATATTAGTAAAGAAGTACTGAGCCCTCATTACATTTCCATGTCACATGAAACATATATGCAAGAgaatagaaaaatatctgtcaAGCACTGACAGATATACTGACAGCTGACCTCTATTCTTTATTATAAGAACACTAATATCACCAATGTATAGAACGTTATCATATGGTATAATAACCGTAGGAAAAGCCTTCACAATCATTCTCTAtgctgtctgaaaaaaataaaagcaaatgccACCCCATGTCTTGTAAAAGGAAGCCAAGCATCTTTCCTTGCCTCTGATTTCAGATGTAAATGAACTTGCTTAAACATATTCTAAATAACTAGATCCAAACACATTACACTGTGGGGATTAAATTGTAATTTCACTGCAGATGAACCTGGAGCTAAGTGTGTTTAATTCTGATGTATGTTGTTCCTCTCATTCCAATCCTGCAGAAATAGCATTACTCACAGCaaaattatctgtatttctGTACTATAAGTTACTAACCACCCCATATCTCTTTTATCTATTAATCTATTCCCATAAAATATAATTGTGTCTATTTAATTCCTTAAAGCTTATTCTTGACTTTTCCCCAAATAAGCTAGTGTGAGCTTTGAACTTACCCTTTGTACAAATACCATGCTGCTGCAATCCTTGTTTGCCACGAGCATGCAATCATTTACCCAAAGTTTTAGTACAGTCTTTGTCATtatcttcttctgttttttctttctatattttctttattatttcttttactgttatTACAGTTCAAGAAAGTTTTTTTACCTACTCAGTTGACTGTGGTTCTACACTTGTTCTCAAGAGCATCTCGGGTTTGTTGTGCAGTCTGTTATTCTGCACAGTGACACATTAGCAACGTCCACAGTTGCCAGGAAGCCCAGCTACAATAATTTACTTTGCTTTAATCTATTTATGAATTAACTGCTTCTGCTTTTATATCAACAAAAACACAGTTGAAAGTAGAATTTCACTCTCAGGATGTGGTTGCTGAACACTGAACATTAGGTAAGAGTTTTAACTGCTGTATTTCTTCAATATTCATTACTAATAACTATTGGAATATCAACCATAGGCCAGGGGCACTAGTAtaatcttatttaaaattatatataaagcACCTCAGTCTGTGTAccagaaaagacaaattattttatggCAAAAGAAATATAGCCTCTTTGATGTGGTACATATAAGAACTTTAAAAGGGGAAGGAACGTGTGCTCCACACAATGCATGAGAAAATATTGGAGCTTTTGTGTACAGTATGCACTGCTATAAAAATTTCCTCTGTGTAAGActaaatgtagaaaaaaaatccaaatgttcTTAACTATGAAAAAGTGCAAGAAAACCCTAAAGAAACAGCTTGTAATTTTGATAATACTATATAACCTGATGTTATTTGTTGGAGTGAGCTGCATGGCATACCTAAGTACCTTGTATTGGTACACACAACACCGACCTACTGAAATTTGGTTTTTTGAGCCCTGTCTCTGCATCAATACATTTAGAAGGGTGTAAGCCACAGGGATGTGGCTATCCTCCAAAATTTTACCCAAACTAAATTGGAGTCCCTTCTTACAGTCCCTTTTCAGACAGCAATCATTACCCATACAGGATACAGCTACCGAACTCAGAGCATAATTCAGGCAATGAAATACAATATACTATGTATAAGATGTTTTTTCCTAACGTTTCTGGTTCATTCATAACTGTAACAGACACAGGTCCTAAAGGCACAATGGACTTTGTTTTTACAATCAcagtataaaaagaaataattatcataaattttattttgtaaatttaaTGCACCAGAGTTGCTAGCTAGAACCCTCTATCTGCcaaattaagtttaaaaaaatcattattcaTTCAATACTCTATTTGATAGTTTTgtagaaaaaaggaagagtgtTACCAAGTTGCCTAAATTAGCATTGCTTTGCCTAAATTTGTGCTGGTTGCCTGGCCCTTTGGTGCTGGGTATGCAAGAAAGATCCATTCCTCTTAGAGAGGCACTCAAAGTccttaaatatatatttatatatacatatatttagatatataaACAGTAAACAAAGAGGTGTAGAAGATTTCCTGAGAATTACGAGAATTACCCAGCCCAACTAAGTTTTGCATCTGTCTGCCTGTAAATGAGAACTTGGCCTGCTGGAGGCCACTATCTGTGACACCTGATTTGTAAGTCACTCTTAATGCATGTAAGAAACTGAGGTGGAACAGACCTCTCTACGCCATGAGATCCACAGATTTACAGGATTTATGCACCAGACATTGTCCATGGCTGCCCTTTGCTATTGCCCCAGTTCCTTGCCATGCTGTCAGgatgctgtgggaagggggCTCCAATGAGCAGCCCTCAAAATGGAGGAGTTAACCTTCCACTAGAAAAAGAGATCTGTTACAGTGCAAACCTCTGACTTCATCACAGTAAGAAATTAATAGCAGCAGCCTGCACCCACACTTCTTGTGTAATAGCTCAGTGATAGGAATCAGGGTTTATGCCTTCCTCTGCTTCAGAAAGCTTCAATTCACATCTTAGGAGTGGACAGTAAACACCAGGCTCATGCATGCCTGCTGCAGGGGGAAGATAACACTTCTCATCTTTCCTTTTGAACCTGAGTGTACAGCAAACATGCAAACCTTAGGAAGCTTGGAGCagagcaaacaagaaaaaattagtttttccaCTAAGTATGGCATAAAACTAGGTTCAGGATCTATTCTCTGGAACACCCATGTATTTTTATAGTAGACTGGATTCcagattaaaagaaatgcaaagaaaaatgtctaGGTAGCACAGGGTACAGACAGAAGGTGCAAAAGAAAGAGGCCTGGGTGCAGCAGGTCTGAGGTTTCCTAGAAGAACATGCAGATCAATTGCGCTGGATAGTTTAACAAGTCCAAGTTTATGACACGGAAGGGGAAGTGGTACACACCCTTCTCCtgctggaaaaagagagaagccTGGCCAACAACACTGGGAATGAATTCTATGTTTGaaccagggaagagaaaggcaaTGTGACATATATTATGTTATATGAGTATTTTCTAAGCAGGAAAAGAATGTTAAGAATCAGGAATGCAGATTTCTGTGCTTGTAGAAGAGAGAGGATAATATTTGGCTATATTTTCACTGAGCAactcagaaatatatttaacGTCCTCAAATGCACCTTGATTCTGCCTTCAGaagttaattttgaaaagtaGTTCAAATTGCTAAGTTAATTCTCAAAATTCCCCATGGACTTCTTTTACCTGTTAGGCATTAGCTAATTTCAGCTAAAAATAATGAGTAAAGGTTTTTTCATTACTACATCTGAAAATTTGACTGTACATTGTTCCAGATGCTATTGTGTTAAATAGCATAAGAAGGTAGACCTTTTGGACACAACATCAATGACACCACGGATGTTTGCAGATAAGAGATCTTCCTCTCTCATAAAAGGATTTGATAATTCCCTAGATAACTTCTTGTGTGGTGGGGGCAGTAGCACAATCAAGGAATTCCGTAACTCTCTCTCTCACCTCTTCAAACTGTGGAGTTCTCCTTGCCAGTAGGACTCAAGTGACCTAACAACTCTGGGCACTTCACTAGGGACAACAGCCGGAAGAAAGAAGTTCAGACTGACTCCCTTCACCTCTTCCCTCCCACTGCGCCAGAGAGGATGCCCAGGTGAGAgtgtcccagctctgggaagcaTGAGGTGACAAACAGGTAGAGGCAAGGCTATGGACGCACACGGTATTACAGACACAGGAGGCTCTAATGCAACAcctactttttcctttctttacacTTGGTTTCAGGAGGTATTACTTTATCATTTCTGTATGCAGTCTACAAATAACCATTCCCGTTTCTGATTTAAGGAAGTAGTTAAAAAAACTGCACTGATATGAATTATGCATTATCTAAATTCAGAGCTTCCCTACTGCCGGTCTGTACCCTGCTGTTGCACCATCAGCACTTTTTCCTGATACAAAGAGCGGTGCTCTCTCGCAATGCCACTTAGAAATCAGAGCACATAGTACGAAATCTCTCACGCTGTATAAATAGTCGGGTTATGAAACAATCCTTCACTGAGATATCTTAATACTTAACCGTATTTACTTGTGCatttgacatatttttaaattcataacTCATTTCATTCTTAACCCTGCACCTGTCTGGAATGCAACCAGGTAAACTTTCTATAAACTCCAAATGGACCCTGCATATGTAGGACAATAAACTTTCCttgatgatatttttttttttaatctacgAAAAAGAATTTTGCATCTTAacctttaagaaaataataaacccCCCTTCTATTACAACTTAATTGCaggaacagaggagagaaaaaaaaaaagaaaatactaacCTGCATACACGAGCATGGTGATGAGAAGAGCAATCAAATGGACTCTGTATTTGGGATTAACACTTTCCGATCGCAGGACTGCCAGCTGGAAAACGACAGAAAAGAGCAGTTCTATGCAGAACGCCTGCATCTCTGTAGTCTGcatggggctgctgcagccctgtgaGAGTGCTCCAAGATGTGGCTCTGCCATCTCTAGACTCCAAATAAAGTGCATGAACACCCTGGCAAGCACTGCAGCCACGAACTGAGCGGCAATCTTGAGTCCCCCCATCCTGAGGGATGTCCTGCCGCCCCACATGGGCTGCAGGGTCCCGCAGGGATTGCAGGTGCTGCCGGCCAGGGTGAGGCCGTGCAGGACGGTGAAGCCGTAGGTGAGGGTGAGGGCGGTGTGCGGCTTCGGCTCCACATTGCCGAGCAGGCTGAGCTCGTTCGTGCAGGCGCAGATCTGGAAGGTGCTGAACATCTCCACGAGGAAAGCGAAGAGGCGCGGGTGGGAGCGCAGCCGGCGGCGGGTCAGCCTCCTGCACAGCGTCACGGCCACCACCACGCCGGACATCATCAGCAGGGAGCTCCCGAGCCCACCGACAGCCATGCCCGGAGCTTCGCAGGCCCGAGGGCTCGCAGAAGGTCCAGCCCCACCACCTGCggggagaaagaaagcaggagagggagggaaaatgcCCACCCTTGCTCTCCGAGGCAGGAGCCAGCTTCTGTCCCCACCTGCGAGGCGCCTGACTCACCCTCGGCTTGGCGGAGCAAAGGGCAGAGGTGAGGGCAAGGGGATCCCGCTTCCTGCCAAGGCAGAGGTTAGAAGAAGGAAGGTCTGTCCCTTCGGTAGAAAACCGCGGGGCGGGAAGGGGGCTCAGcttcccctcagcccctccGCCGCGGGACGGACGGAACACTCCTCTCGCCCTCAGCCTGCCGGTGGGGAGGGCgggccgccgctcccgcccgcgGAGGGACGGGAGGCGAGGCACTCCCGCGGCGGGCTCTGTGGCGCGGCCCCTCCGGGGCTGCGAGCGCCgctccagcaccagccccgCGCCGGCCGCGGGCTCCGGGCGCACCGCCCCCTCCGGCGGGCGCTGCGGCAGCACCGCGCATGCGGGCGGGCGGGCGTGGGGCAGGGGCGCTGAGGGGAGAGCGGTGGGGGAGAGCCGCGGGTGGGAGAGGTGCGGTGTCACCGCCAGCTCTGCGGGCCCCAGCTCGGGCTGTCCGCAAAAATCGTATTGTTTACCCCGCTCTGTGCGACAAGCCAATAATTACACGCtcgagagagagagacagattgATTATTTCAGAGTTGCACAAGCCCGGGTGCTCGGTGGCGTTCCACAAACAAGCACGCCAGCTATCAAAActttttttagtatttatacattttagcaaacaaaggcaTTACAGAATCGCAGAATCGATTAAGTTAAAAAATACCTCTGAGATCGTCGAGTCCAACCTATAACCAAACACCACCGTGTGAACTAGACCAtgcactaagtgccacgtccagtctttccttaaacacctcaggggacggtgactccaccacccccctgggcagcccgttccaatgtCTAATTACCCTTTCAGGGTAATtagcaacgaggctggtgaagggactggagcacaagtcctatgaggagcagctgagctgcggctgtttagcttggagaagaggaggctcagggcagACCTCATCACCctctacctgaaaggaggttgtagccaggtgggggttggtctcttctcccaggcaaccagcagtaggacaagaggacacagtcttaagctgcaccaggagaggtttaggttggacattaggaagtagttcttcacagaaagagagaCTGGgcattggaacgggctgcccagggaagtggtggagtcaccgtcccctgaggtgtttaagaaaagactggacgtgacacttagtgccatggtctagttgacaaggtggtgttaggtcataggttggactcgatgatctcagaggtattttccaacctagttgattctgtgatcctcaTGTCTcacctaaacctgccctggcgcagcttaagactatgtccttttgtcctgtcacttgttacccgggagaagagaccaaccccccaCCTGActataacctcctttcaggtagttgtagggaGTGATAAGTTC from Chiroxiphia lanceolata isolate bChiLan1 chromosome 2, bChiLan1.pri, whole genome shotgun sequence includes these protein-coding regions:
- the AQP11 gene encoding aquaporin-11; amino-acid sequence: MAVGGLGSSLLMMSGVVVAVTLCRRLTRRRLRSHPRLFAFLVEMFSTFQICACTNELSLLGNVEPKPHTALTLTYGFTVLHGLTLAGSTCNPCGTLQPMWGGRTSLRMGGLKIAAQFVAAVLARVFMHFIWSLEMAEPHLGALSQGCSSPMQTTEMQAFCIELLFSVVFQLAVLRSESVNPKYRVHLIALLITMLVYAGGNLTGAIFNPALAFSLHADCFYDKFLSYSLVYWIAPALGTILVAFIWDEIFPRIS